The region GACTGATTTGACGGCTGGATTTTCTGTTAGTGCTTTTTTAACTTTACTTTCATTAATTGTCCAAATATTCGTCTTTCTGGTTATGTTGCTTTTCTTGAGAATCTGCTCATCTGATACAAAGCCGTTTCCTGTAATATCCACCGTTTTTACGCGGCTAAGCGGTGATTGTATATAGACAATCAGCAAAATGAGCAAGAAAAAAATAGAAAAATAGAATATAAATCTTCTATTCGCCTTCTTTTTTCGAGCTTGTTTCAATTTTGGGATTCTATCTTCAATCGAAACAATGTTCTTTTTACCCATTCGATTCTTCCTTTGTACAAAATTAACGGCATGCGTCTATGCCGTTTTCGATGTACAAAAATTATATCATAAATTACCGGTTAACATGTAGTGTTTCTATAATTTACAAAAAAATGCCTCCGTTTGGGAAGCATTTTTAAGAGAAAAGGTATAAAGTGAAACTTCATTTAGTGGGGTTTCCTTTCCTCCCCCACTAAATGTTAGTTGAACAGAATCAGGAATTTACGGGCTGTTTATCCCCCACCTTCTAAGTTTTTAGTTACTCTCACTTATAGAGGTGGGGGTATTACAGCCCGTTAATGCGTGATAAAAATTTGTGCCCTGCTGCTTGTTTGTGAGCTACAGCACCTTTAGACTTTTCCTAAATAGAGGAATACCTGCTTATATTTAACAAGATCCCTACCGAACAAAGGGTTAAGGTTAACGATGATCCGCCATAACTTAAAAATGGCAGTGTAATACCAGTTACAGGAATCAACCCGATAACGACACTAATGTTAATCATCACTTGGATCACTAACATGGACACGATACCCAAGGCCAAAAACCGTCCAAATGGATCAGGCGCTGCCAAAGCAACTTTAATCCCGCGCCAAAACAACAAACCAAACAAGACAATCAACAAAGCACCACCAATAAAGCCCAGCTCCTCACCCAAAATGGCGAAGATAAAGTCGGTTTGCGGTTCAGGCAAATAAAAATACTTTTGAATACTATTGCCCAGCCCCAAACCCATTAATCCCCCCGGTCCAATGGCATATAAAGACTGGATGATCTGAAACCCGTCACCAAGCGGGTCTTCCCATGGGTTTAAAAAAGCTGTAATCCGGCTGATTCGATACGGTGCCGAAATAATTAACAATACAAAGCCAACAATCCCCAAAAAACCTAACCCCACGAAATGCGAGATTTTGGCTCCGGCAGTAAAAATCAAAATCATACAAGTTAATACAAGCACGATTCCTGTGCCCAGATCGGGTTGCAGCATAATCAGGCCAAATGCAGTAAACACCAGCAATAACGATGGGAAAAAGCCTTTTTTAAATGAAGTAATATATTTTTGATTGGTTGTTAAGTAGACGGATAGAAAAATAATCAACCCTAGTTTCATAAACTCTGATGGTTGCACACTGAAGGCCCCGACACCAATCCAGCTTTGGGCACCACCGCGTACCATTCCGACACCGGGAATTAACACAAGCAAAAGTAATCCAAAACACCCGAACAATATTGGCTTTGCATACCGTTGCCACGTCCCATATGGAATGGCCATGATAAAAAACATGGCAACAACGCCAACTCCGGTAAACAATATTTGCCGCTTCAAATAAAAGAAACTGTCCCCATATTTATAATCTGCCCAAATATATGAGGAGCTGTATACCATCACAATACCGACAATTAATAATGCAAAAATTACCCCAAGCAACGTATAATCCGGTGCATTTTGCTGTTTAAATAATTTCCGTAACAAATAAAACACCCCATATCCAGTTTCCGGAATTGGGGCATTATCTCAGGTTCACATGGTATGTATGACAAGCCGGATAGCTCGTCCTTTCGTTTTCCAAGTGACAATCGTTTGAAACAAGCCCCTATACTAGTGTATGCACGGCTTGCACAAACATGTCACCCCTTTCTTCAAACGTTTGGTATTGATCCCAACTGGCACAGGCTGGCGATAGCAAAATCACATCACCTGCATCCGACTTGGCGTATGCAGTCTTTGCTGCCATTGCGACATCCTCTACAAGAACAGCATCAATTCCCGCCTGATCAGCAAGTTTTTTTAATTTTTCTTTTGTCTCACCAAACAATACCATTAATTTCACATTGGCAAGATAAGGGAGTAAATCAGCAAACCCATTACCCCGATCAAGTCCTCCCGCCAATAAGATCGTTGGCTTATCAAAGGAAGACAAAGCTTTTTGGGTTGCCAAAACATTTGTTGCCTTGGAATCATTGTAAAATATCCGGCTGTTAATCGTCTCAACATACTGCAGGCGATGTCTGACACCGGTAAAAGTCATTAAAACTTGACGAATTGCCTCATTGTTTGCTCCACTTAATTTAGCGGCTGCCACTGCTGCCAATATATTCTCCAGATTATGTTCACCAACGAGCACAATCTCCTGTTTATCAATGATCTTCTCATTTTTAAAATAAACACTTGAATCATCTGCCCAAGCACCATTTCTTAATTCCCTATTCACTGAAAATGGAATCTTGGTTGATTTTGCGCCCCCGACAGCATCCACAACCGTCTCTTGTTCCGCATTATAAATAAGATAATCGGCGGCTGTCTGGTTTTTAAAAATATTGCATTTTGCCGCTTTATAGTTCGCAAATGTCCCATGATAATCAAGGTGGGCAGCGAAAATATTTAATAGAACGGCAATCTTTGGCTTAAAATTCCTGATACCCATTAATTGAAACGATGATAATTCCAGGACCATTTTTTCCTCCGGTTTCAATGTGCTGGCAACATCGGTCGCTACTGTCCCGATATTGCCGGCGAGTTGTACCGGCTCCTTGCTTGCTTTGAGCATTTGGGCTGTAAGCATCGTTGTTGTCGTCTTCCCGTTTGAACCAGTAATCCCGATAATCGATCCTTCCACCATGTTTCCGGCAAGTTCAATCTCAGTAATAACCGGAATATGTCGCTTTTGTGCCTCCTGGACAATTGGGTTGTTATATGGAATGCCAGGATTTTTGACTACCATCTCCATCCCATCCAACACAGTCAGCGGATGTGAACCAGTAATCACTTCCGCACCGAGTTCCTGTAACATCTGTACATTTGCATCATTTGCCGGTGCTTCCTTATCGTTTACCCGTACAGAGATGTGGTTTTCCAGTAATAATTTTGCTGCTGCAGTTCCACTTTTCGCCAGTCCCAGAACAAGAACACACGAATAGGGAAAGTCTGTTAATTTATTCAAGTTAAGCCCACCTTAATATAGATGCCAAGCGCACCAAAGATAAGTCCAATTAGCCAAAAGGTTGTCACAACGCGCCATTCCGACCAGCCCAGAAGTTCGTAGTGATGGTGTAATGGACTCATTTTGAATACCCTTTTTCCTGTTGTTTTAAACGAAATCACCTGGATAATGACTGACAATGTTTCGATGACAAATACACCGCCAA is a window of Lentibacillus daqui DNA encoding:
- the spoVE gene encoding stage V sporulation protein E — protein: MLRKLFKQQNAPDYTLLGVIFALLIVGIVMVYSSSYIWADYKYGDSFFYLKRQILFTGVGVVAMFFIMAIPYGTWQRYAKPILFGCFGLLLLVLIPGVGMVRGGAQSWIGVGAFSVQPSEFMKLGLIIFLSVYLTTNQKYITSFKKGFFPSLLLVFTAFGLIMLQPDLGTGIVLVLTCMILIFTAGAKISHFVGLGFLGIVGFVLLIISAPYRISRITAFLNPWEDPLGDGFQIIQSLYAIGPGGLMGLGLGNSIQKYFYLPEPQTDFIFAILGEELGFIGGALLIVLFGLLFWRGIKVALAAPDPFGRFLALGIVSMLVIQVMINISVVIGLIPVTGITLPFLSYGGSSLTLTLCSVGILLNISRYSSI
- the murD gene encoding UDP-N-acetylmuramoyl-L-alanine--D-glutamate ligase translates to MNKLTDFPYSCVLVLGLAKSGTAAAKLLLENHISVRVNDKEAPANDANVQMLQELGAEVITGSHPLTVLDGMEMVVKNPGIPYNNPIVQEAQKRHIPVITEIELAGNMVEGSIIGITGSNGKTTTTMLTAQMLKASKEPVQLAGNIGTVATDVASTLKPEEKMVLELSSFQLMGIRNFKPKIAVLLNIFAAHLDYHGTFANYKAAKCNIFKNQTAADYLIYNAEQETVVDAVGGAKSTKIPFSVNRELRNGAWADDSSVYFKNEKIIDKQEIVLVGEHNLENILAAVAAAKLSGANNEAIRQVLMTFTGVRHRLQYVETINSRIFYNDSKATNVLATQKALSSFDKPTILLAGGLDRGNGFADLLPYLANVKLMVLFGETKEKLKKLADQAGIDAVLVEDVAMAAKTAYAKSDAGDVILLSPACASWDQYQTFEERGDMFVQAVHTLV